The following are encoded in a window of Mycobacterium decipiens genomic DNA:
- the sigI gene encoding RNA polymerase sigma factor SigI, whose protein sequence is MNQSPAPSDQVIEAWRHHHSYLVNLGYQILGDVGDAEDAAQDAFLRLSRADPNRIDDIRGWLTVVTSRLCLDQLRSARARYERPGDPAVADRRATIGESRRLDPANRVTLDDEIRTALLEVLRRLSPAERVAFVLHDVFGVPFGTIAETVGRPVGTCRQLARRARAKFATAQPRLSEVAPAEHQLVTEKFITACANGDIAALTAVLDPTVWGAGTVLADPPPPPQISHGPHEVATNLLRYLGPGVTLVSGPAGEPVVLAFGDRRLFAVVVLTIRGGLVAKIVATADPSARTAPARHVPARSSRVRPPR, encoded by the coding sequence ATGAACCAATCACCGGCACCGAGCGACCAGGTCATCGAGGCCTGGCGACATCACCATTCGTATCTGGTCAATCTCGGGTACCAGATACTCGGCGATGTCGGTGACGCGGAAGACGCGGCGCAAGACGCGTTCCTGCGGCTTTCACGGGCGGATCCGAACCGGATCGACGATATCCGCGGCTGGCTTACCGTGGTCACCAGCCGGCTCTGCCTGGATCAGCTGCGTTCGGCGCGAGCCCGCTACGAACGGCCCGGCGACCCCGCCGTTGCCGACCGGCGGGCCACGATTGGCGAGTCACGCCGCTTGGACCCCGCTAACCGGGTCACCCTCGACGACGAGATCCGCACTGCACTGTTGGAAGTCCTGCGCAGACTCAGTCCCGCTGAGCGGGTGGCTTTCGTCTTGCACGACGTGTTCGGCGTCCCGTTCGGCACGATCGCCGAAACCGTCGGCCGCCCCGTTGGCACCTGCCGCCAGCTGGCGCGACGCGCGCGCGCCAAGTTCGCGACGGCACAACCAAGGTTGAGCGAAGTGGCCCCGGCCGAGCACCAGCTGGTCACCGAGAAGTTCATCACCGCATGTGCCAACGGCGATATCGCCGCGCTGACCGCGGTCTTGGATCCGACGGTCTGGGGGGCGGGGACGGTCCTGGCGGACCCGCCGCCGCCACCGCAGATCAGCCATGGGCCGCACGAGGTGGCCACCAACTTGCTGCGCTATCTGGGGCCGGGGGTGACGCTGGTCAGCGGCCCGGCCGGGGAGCCGGTGGTGCTGGCGTTCGGTGACCGGCGGCTCTTCGCCGTTGTTGTGCTCACCATCCGCGGCGGTCTCGTCGCCAAGATCGTGGCGACGGCGGACCCGTCGGCGCGCACGGCGCCGGCCCGACACGTACCGGCCCGCTCGTCGCGGGTCAGGCCACCGAGGTGA
- a CDS encoding nitroreductase family deazaflavin-dependent oxidoreductase, with protein sequence MADILNPQPPRYLKPMNKVMMAAQKLGIPTGPAMVLTVPGRRSGRPRSTPLTPFEFRGGLYVVAGYPGGDWAANARAARTGTLARGRRSRRVHIVELTAEEARPVLRAFPIQVPVGVAFAKRSGMVRDGTADEFEALAGRLAVFRFDPFGGP encoded by the coding sequence ATGGCTGACATTTTGAATCCCCAACCGCCCCGCTACCTCAAGCCAATGAACAAGGTCATGATGGCGGCGCAAAAGCTCGGGATACCGACCGGCCCCGCGATGGTGCTCACGGTGCCAGGCCGCAGGTCGGGTCGCCCGCGCAGCACACCGCTGACGCCGTTCGAATTTCGGGGCGGACTCTACGTTGTGGCCGGCTATCCCGGCGGGGACTGGGCGGCCAATGCCCGGGCCGCCCGCACCGGCACGCTGGCCCGGGGACGCCGGTCGCGACGGGTACACATCGTCGAGTTGACTGCCGAGGAAGCACGCCCGGTGCTGCGCGCGTTTCCTATTCAAGTGCCGGTCGGTGTCGCCTTCGCGAAGCGTTCCGGGATGGTGCGCGACGGCACGGCCGACGAATTCGAGGCACTGGCGGGAAGACTCGCCGTGTTCCGATTCGATCCGTTCGGCGGGCCGTAG
- a CDS encoding MinD/ParA family ATP-binding protein, with product MNERDEFMRDRVRPHQPGAPRGYPPQSRSGDPRPAPPPAVVPRPHPRAAPPKPPGPPPPAPAPRRQPDPPPPLPHPAQATPRSDIPQRPAPDRPRPVPDPQSPSRQPAPHADVPPPAPSPWADPALAPVRSRAQPGERGWRRIARLATFGLVHPGPSGTQRQEAEFDLAIRTVLHGNHKVGVVGKGGVGKTSVAACVGSVLAELRRQDRIVAIDADTAFGRLSSRIDPSVADSFWELTADKNLQSFTDVAGRLGRNSAGLYVLAGQPAPGPRRVLDPAIYREAALRLDRHFAISVIDCGSSMDAAVTQEVLRDLDALIVVSSPWADGASAAAKTIEWLSDHDRTGLLQRSIVVLNDSDGHADKRTRSVLAREFIEHGQLVVQVPFDPHLRPGGIVDVSHEMAPATRLKFREIAATVARYFASQPDGARDNPPQ from the coding sequence ATGAACGAACGCGACGAATTCATGCGGGACCGGGTGCGGCCACACCAACCGGGCGCGCCTCGCGGATATCCGCCCCAATCGCGGTCCGGAGATCCCCGACCGGCACCGCCGCCCGCTGTCGTGCCCCGGCCCCACCCGCGTGCTGCTCCCCCTAAACCACCCGGGCCACCACCACCTGCGCCCGCACCGCGACGACAGCCCGATCCCCCGCCGCCGTTGCCGCACCCGGCGCAGGCTACGCCACGATCCGACATCCCGCAGCGCCCGGCACCGGACCGGCCCCGCCCAGTGCCGGACCCGCAGTCACCATCGCGCCAGCCGGCGCCGCACGCTGACGTCCCGCCGCCCGCGCCGAGCCCCTGGGCCGATCCCGCCCTGGCGCCGGTCCGCAGTCGGGCGCAACCCGGCGAGCGCGGTTGGCGACGCATCGCGCGGCTGGCCACCTTTGGCCTTGTCCACCCGGGCCCATCGGGCACGCAGCGCCAGGAGGCCGAGTTCGACTTGGCCATCCGCACCGTCCTGCATGGCAACCACAAGGTCGGCGTGGTGGGCAAGGGGGGTGTCGGAAAGACATCGGTGGCGGCTTGCGTCGGATCGGTCCTCGCCGAACTGCGCCGGCAGGACCGGATCGTCGCGATCGACGCCGACACCGCGTTCGGCAGGCTGAGTAGCAGAATCGATCCTTCGGTAGCCGACTCGTTCTGGGAGCTGACCGCCGACAAGAACCTGCAGTCGTTCACCGATGTCGCCGGGCGCCTGGGCAGGAATTCCGCCGGGCTGTACGTACTGGCGGGCCAGCCGGCACCCGGTCCGCGCCGGGTGCTCGATCCGGCGATCTACCGGGAAGCCGCGCTGCGGCTGGATCGCCATTTCGCGATCTCGGTTATCGACTGTGGCTCGTCGATGGACGCAGCGGTCACCCAAGAAGTCCTGCGTGATCTGGATGCGCTGATCGTGGTGTCCTCACCGTGGGCGGATGGCGCCTCCGCCGCTGCCAAGACCATCGAATGGTTGTCGGACCACGACCGCACGGGTTTGTTGCAACGCAGCATCGTGGTGCTCAACGATTCTGACGGGCACGCCGACAAGCGCACCAGGTCGGTGCTGGCCCGCGAATTCATCGAGCACGGACAGCTGGTGGTCCAGGTGCCCTTCGATCCCCATCTACGGCCCGGCGGCATCGTCGATGTGAGCCACGAAATGGCGCCAGCGACGCGGCTGAAGTTCCGGGAGATCGCGGCGACGGTCGCGCGGTACTTCGCGTCGCAACCCGATGGTGCGCGCGACAACCCGCCCCAGTAA
- a CDS encoding NAD(P)H-binding protein: MTIVVVTGATGHVGRPLVTELAAAGARVRAITRTPRCADFPPGVETVCSAAAALPGASAVFLNSRALGQSLADAVARCVAAGVTKLVALSAINVDDDFSRQPSRFRGDRNAEVEQLAVDSGLAWVSLRPTMFATNFSGMWSAQIRAGDVVTGPYAAASNAPIAESDVSAVAARALLTDHLVGQKIGLTGPHALTNVELVQTIGAVLNRPLQYREIPPDEARRRFTTVGFTAEFGEAYLAMLASTVGEPAPVTHNVAKILDRPAITFAQWVSQHRDVFTNPIERRSRHG, from the coding sequence GTGACGATCGTCGTCGTGACCGGAGCGACCGGCCATGTCGGCCGCCCTCTGGTCACCGAACTGGCCGCCGCGGGCGCCCGAGTGCGGGCGATCACCCGCACCCCGCGCTGCGCCGACTTTCCCCCTGGCGTCGAGACGGTCTGCTCGGCGGCAGCGGCACTACCGGGAGCATCGGCGGTGTTCCTCAACTCCCGCGCGCTGGGCCAATCCCTCGCCGATGCGGTCGCCCGGTGTGTGGCCGCCGGAGTCACCAAGCTGGTTGCGCTGTCGGCCATCAATGTCGACGACGACTTCTCGCGGCAGCCATCGCGCTTCCGCGGGGACCGCAACGCGGAGGTTGAACAGCTCGCCGTCGACTCCGGGCTGGCCTGGGTAAGCCTGCGGCCCACGATGTTTGCCACAAACTTCAGCGGTATGTGGTCGGCGCAGATCCGTGCCGGTGATGTAGTGACCGGCCCGTATGCCGCGGCTTCCAACGCCCCGATCGCCGAGAGCGATGTTTCGGCGGTCGCGGCACGGGCCCTGCTCACCGACCACCTCGTGGGCCAGAAGATCGGGTTAACCGGTCCGCACGCGTTGACCAACGTAGAGCTCGTACAGACCATTGGCGCCGTCCTGAACCGTCCACTGCAGTATCGGGAAATACCGCCGGATGAGGCGCGGCGCCGATTTACCACCGTGGGTTTCACCGCCGAATTCGGGGAAGCCTATCTGGCCATGCTCGCGTCGACGGTCGGCGAACCCGCGCCGGTCACCCACAACGTGGCCAAGATCCTGGACCGCCCGGCGATCACGTTCGCTCAGTGGGTGTCCCAGCACCGTGACGTATTCACCAACCCGATCGAGCGGAGGTCCAGACATGGCTGA